A single Blastococcus colisei DNA region contains:
- a CDS encoding endonuclease VII domain-containing protein gives MSTKFCRDCADYRPVSEFTKNARSRDGLAFYCRTHLAERSLRSREARRTKPRLYRQPPQDLVVPVGYKWCADCDRVLPLEDFVRTVRTRSGYHAYCKPCHNKRGQASREKVGGSRTYHLSRRYGITAAEADYLLSKQDGLCAICKNAAAVHVDHDHATGAVRALLCFNCNGGLGQFKDDPNVLRAAADYVRFHTLRQHVINAFTAAGIGPVRTIRPGEPPVGSQRRPGARSTSTRSTGRSSGARRRTQAGEADG, from the coding sequence ATGAGTACGAAGTTCTGTCGAGACTGTGCCGACTACCGCCCTGTCTCAGAATTCACCAAAAATGCGCGATCAAGAGACGGCCTGGCCTTCTATTGCCGCACGCATCTCGCCGAGCGGTCGCTGCGCAGTCGAGAAGCGCGGCGTACCAAGCCGCGCCTCTACAGGCAGCCGCCGCAGGACCTAGTCGTCCCTGTGGGGTACAAGTGGTGCGCGGACTGCGACCGCGTTCTGCCACTGGAGGACTTTGTTCGCACAGTCCGCACGCGCTCCGGCTATCACGCCTACTGCAAGCCGTGCCATAACAAGCGTGGGCAAGCGTCGCGCGAGAAGGTGGGCGGTTCACGCACCTACCACTTGAGTCGGCGGTACGGAATTACGGCCGCTGAAGCGGACTACTTGCTCTCCAAGCAAGACGGCCTGTGCGCCATCTGCAAGAATGCAGCCGCCGTGCACGTGGACCACGACCACGCGACGGGCGCGGTGAGGGCGTTGCTGTGTTTCAACTGCAACGGCGGGCTGGGCCAGTTCAAAGACGATCCAAACGTGTTGCGTGCCGCGGCCGATTACGTTCGCTTCCACACCCTGCGCCAGCACGTGATCAATGCGTTCACGGCGGCTGGCATCGGACCGGTCCGGACCATCCGACCGGGGGAGCCGCCGGTAGGGTCGCAACGACGCCCGGGCGCTCGCAGCACCAGCACGCGGAGCACCGGGCGGAGCAGCGGTGCACGCCGGCGGACGCAGGCGGGAGAGGCGGATGGGTGA
- the prcB gene encoding proteasome subunit beta → MNEFSTGRSGFTPAYLDRVGSSFTDFLSTAAPDLLPGRRPVPTMPMGDLAPHGTTIVAVSYEGGVLMGGDRRATMGNLISSRDIEKVYPADSYSVIGIAGAAGIAIEMVKLYQVELEHYEKIEGLTMSLDGKANRLAQMIRGNLGAALQGLAVVPLFAGFDLDAAEGTAPGRIFSYDVTGGNYEERGYAAVGSGSLFAKNSLKKTWRSGLPADTATRTLVEALYDAADDDSATGGPDPVRRLYPIVYRVDADGAVRLTDAEVAAVADTIVTERAEADRHNVDREA, encoded by the coding sequence GTGAACGAGTTCTCAACTGGCCGGAGCGGGTTCACGCCCGCCTACCTGGACCGGGTGGGCTCCTCGTTCACCGACTTCCTCTCGACGGCGGCGCCTGACCTCCTGCCCGGTCGCCGCCCCGTTCCGACCATGCCCATGGGAGATCTCGCCCCCCACGGCACGACGATCGTCGCGGTCAGCTACGAGGGCGGCGTCCTCATGGGTGGGGACCGGCGCGCCACCATGGGCAACCTGATCAGCTCGCGCGACATCGAGAAGGTCTACCCGGCCGACTCCTACAGCGTCATCGGCATCGCCGGCGCTGCGGGCATCGCCATCGAGATGGTGAAGCTCTACCAGGTCGAGCTCGAGCACTACGAGAAGATCGAGGGGCTCACGATGAGCCTCGACGGCAAGGCCAACCGCCTCGCGCAGATGATCCGCGGCAACCTCGGCGCCGCCCTGCAGGGCCTCGCCGTCGTCCCGCTGTTCGCCGGCTTCGACCTCGACGCAGCGGAAGGGACCGCCCCGGGCCGGATCTTCAGCTACGACGTCACCGGCGGGAACTACGAGGAGCGCGGCTACGCCGCCGTGGGCTCCGGCTCCCTCTTCGCCAAGAACTCGCTGAAGAAGACGTGGCGCAGCGGGCTACCCGCCGACACGGCCACCCGCACCCTCGTCGAGGCGCTCTACGACGCCGCCGACGACGACTCGGCCACCGGTGGCCCCGACCCGGTCCGCCGGCTCTACCCGATCGTCTACCGCGTCGACGCCGACGGCGCTGTCCGCCTCACCGACGCCGAGGTCGCGGCAGTGGCCGACACGATCGTCACCGAGCGGGCCGAGGCCGACCGCCACAACGTGGACCGGGAGGCCTGA
- the prcA gene encoding proteasome subunit alpha, which translates to MTMPYYASPEQLMRDRSEYARKGISRGRSVAVLTYADGVLFIAENPSSTLHKVGELYDRIGFAAVGRYSEFESLRVAGVRLADVRGYSYNRRDVTGRVIANAYAQTLGEIFTQQTKPFEVELCVAEVGDRPENDQLYRLTFDGSIVDEPDFVVMGGQAEAVTGHLREHFHAGMGLSDALEVGVQALSAVSPVTAGSSNGGPTRLTGAQLEVAVLDRRRPKRAFRRVTGSALRRLLGDEPTPDATADAPPTTVHTPSVSEPGTPAGLGDPANPDTAGGPPPTEED; encoded by the coding sequence ATGACCATGCCGTACTACGCCTCGCCCGAGCAGTTGATGCGGGACCGCTCGGAGTACGCCCGCAAGGGCATCTCCCGCGGTCGCAGCGTCGCCGTCCTCACCTACGCCGACGGCGTCCTGTTCATCGCCGAGAACCCCAGCTCGACGCTGCACAAGGTCGGCGAGCTCTACGACCGGATCGGCTTCGCCGCCGTCGGCCGCTACAGCGAGTTCGAGAGCCTGCGGGTGGCCGGTGTGCGCCTCGCCGACGTCCGCGGCTACTCCTACAACCGCCGCGACGTCACCGGCCGGGTCATCGCCAACGCCTACGCCCAGACCCTCGGCGAAATCTTCACCCAGCAGACCAAGCCCTTCGAGGTCGAGCTGTGCGTTGCCGAGGTCGGCGACCGCCCCGAGAACGACCAGCTCTACCGGCTGACCTTCGACGGCTCGATCGTCGACGAGCCGGACTTCGTCGTCATGGGTGGTCAGGCCGAGGCGGTCACCGGCCACCTGCGGGAGCACTTCCACGCGGGCATGGGGCTGTCCGATGCGCTGGAGGTGGGCGTCCAGGCACTGTCCGCCGTCAGCCCGGTGACGGCCGGGTCCAGCAACGGCGGGCCCACCCGCCTCACGGGCGCACAGCTCGAGGTCGCCGTCCTCGACCGGCGCCGTCCCAAGCGGGCCTTCCGCCGGGTCACCGGCTCCGCCCTGCGCCGGCTGCTCGGCGACGAGCCCACGCCGGACGCGACGGCGGACGCTCCGCCCACGACCGTCCACACCCCGAGCGTGTCCGAGCCGGGGACCCCCGCGGGGCTCGGCGACCCGGCCAACCCCGACACCGCCGGCGGCCCGCCGCCGACGGAGGAGGACTGA
- the pafA gene encoding Pup--protein ligase, with the protein MDRRIFGIETEYGVTCTFKGQRRLSPDEVARYLFRRVVSWGRSSNVFLRNGSRLYLDVGSHPEYATAECDDLTELVVHDKAGERILEGLLVDAEQRLAEEGVTGDIYLFKNNTDSAGNSYGCHENYLVGRHGEFSRLADVLIPFLVSRQIVVGAGKVLQTPRGAIYCVSQRAEHIWEGVSSATTRSRPIINTRDEPHADAERYRRLHVIVGDSNMSETTTLLKVTMTDLVLRMIEAGTPIKDMTLENPIRAIREISHDMSGRRKVRLANGKEMSALEIQSEYHSRAADFADREGCSPEHRQMLELWGRVLKAVDTEDLSLIDREVDWAIKYSLLERYRAKRDLPLSSPRIAQMDLAYHDISRRRGLYYLLERAGQVERVTHEPRIFEAKNVPPQTTRARLRGEFIRKAQEKRRDFTVDWVHLKLNDQAQRTVLCKDPFKAVDDRVDKLIASM; encoded by the coding sequence GTGGACCGACGGATCTTCGGCATCGAGACCGAGTACGGCGTCACGTGCACCTTCAAGGGGCAGCGCCGGCTCTCCCCGGACGAGGTCGCCCGCTACCTGTTCCGGCGGGTGGTCTCGTGGGGGCGCAGCTCCAACGTCTTCCTGCGCAACGGCTCCCGGCTCTACCTCGACGTGGGCAGCCACCCCGAGTACGCCACCGCCGAGTGCGACGACCTCACCGAACTCGTCGTCCACGACAAGGCGGGCGAGCGGATCCTCGAGGGGCTCCTGGTCGACGCCGAGCAGCGCCTGGCCGAGGAAGGCGTCACCGGCGACATCTACCTGTTCAAGAACAACACCGACTCCGCGGGCAACAGCTACGGTTGCCACGAGAACTACCTGGTCGGCCGGCACGGCGAGTTCAGCCGTCTGGCCGACGTCCTGATCCCGTTCCTGGTCAGCCGGCAGATCGTGGTCGGCGCCGGCAAGGTCCTGCAGACGCCCCGCGGCGCCATCTACTGCGTCAGCCAGCGCGCCGAGCACATCTGGGAGGGCGTCTCGAGCGCCACCACGCGCTCCCGGCCGATCATCAACACCCGCGACGAGCCGCACGCCGACGCCGAGCGCTACCGCCGGCTGCACGTCATCGTCGGCGACTCGAACATGAGCGAGACGACGACGCTGCTCAAGGTCACCATGACCGACTTGGTGCTGCGGATGATCGAGGCCGGCACCCCGATCAAGGACATGACGCTGGAGAACCCGATCCGGGCCATCCGCGAGATCAGCCACGACATGTCCGGACGCCGCAAGGTCCGCCTCGCCAACGGCAAGGAGATGTCGGCGCTGGAGATCCAGTCCGAGTACCACTCCCGCGCCGCCGACTTCGCCGACCGCGAGGGCTGCAGTCCCGAGCACCGGCAGATGCTCGAGCTGTGGGGGCGGGTGCTCAAGGCCGTCGACACCGAGGACCTGTCCCTCATCGACCGCGAGGTCGACTGGGCGATCAAGTACAGCCTGCTCGAGCGCTACCGCGCCAAGCGCGACCTGCCGCTCAGTTCCCCCCGGATCGCCCAGATGGACCTCGCCTACCACGACATCAGCCGCCGCCGGGGCCTGTACTACCTGCTCGAGCGGGCCGGCCAGGTCGAGCGCGTCACCCACGAGCCGCGCATCTTCGAGGCCAAGAACGTGCCACCGCAGACCACCCGGGCCCGGCTGCGCGGAGAGTTCATCCGCAAGGCCCAGGAGAAGCGGCGCGACTTCACCGTCGACTGGGTGCATCTCAAGCTCAACGACCAGGCCCAGCGCACCGTGCTGTGCAAGGACCCCTTCAAGGCCGTCGACGACCGGGTCGACAAGCTCATCGCGAGCATGTGA
- a CDS encoding DUF3866 family protein has translation MPFSSSPPLPSRIRWRRGRVTETGRRGRDTLQLTVEVPDEGSLPALAYPSLVGVPEIGDDVLLNTTALAQGLGTGGFAMVVAVPDRLPPDPEGPGHLVKARYTPLQVTVSGVDEQETEHHALLAEADDLGGMPVVVADLHSALPAILIGMLATDPDLKVAYVMTDGGALPAAFSRTLDALAKSLAGVITVGQAFGGDLEAVTVHTGLLAARHVLNADLAIVAQGPGNLGTGTPWGYSGVAAGEACNAVTVLGGEAIGALRISDADPRTRHRGVSHHSLTAFGRVALGGVTLIAPRGLSSELGGQVDEDLAGQPDRNPVVWVDTDGLDDALVLSPVPLRTMGRGYPEERAYFLASAAAGRYAALRVPVPETGAAEPADT, from the coding sequence ATGCCCTTCTCCTCCTCTCCTCCCCTGCCCTCGCGCATCCGCTGGCGGCGGGGACGGGTCACGGAGACCGGACGCCGGGGCCGCGACACCCTCCAGCTGACCGTCGAGGTCCCCGACGAGGGCTCCCTGCCCGCGCTCGCCTACCCCTCGCTGGTGGGAGTTCCAGAGATCGGGGACGACGTCCTGCTCAACACGACGGCGCTGGCGCAGGGGCTGGGCACCGGTGGCTTCGCGATGGTCGTCGCGGTGCCGGACCGGCTGCCGCCGGACCCGGAGGGGCCGGGTCACCTGGTGAAGGCCCGGTACACGCCGCTGCAGGTGACGGTGAGCGGCGTGGACGAGCAGGAGACCGAGCACCACGCGCTGCTGGCCGAGGCCGACGACCTGGGCGGCATGCCCGTGGTCGTCGCCGACCTGCACTCGGCCCTGCCGGCGATCCTCATCGGGATGCTGGCCACCGACCCGGACCTGAAGGTCGCCTACGTGATGACCGACGGCGGGGCGCTCCCCGCGGCGTTCTCGCGGACCCTCGACGCGCTGGCGAAGTCCCTCGCCGGCGTGATCACCGTCGGGCAGGCGTTCGGCGGCGACCTCGAGGCGGTCACGGTGCACACCGGCCTGCTGGCCGCCCGGCACGTGCTGAACGCCGACCTGGCGATCGTCGCGCAGGGACCGGGCAACCTGGGCACCGGGACGCCGTGGGGCTACTCCGGGGTGGCCGCCGGCGAGGCGTGCAACGCGGTCACCGTGCTCGGCGGTGAGGCGATCGGCGCCCTGCGGATCTCCGACGCCGACCCGCGGACCCGTCACCGAGGCGTCTCGCACCACTCGCTGACGGCGTTCGGCCGGGTCGCGCTGGGCGGTGTCACCCTGATCGCCCCGCGCGGGCTCTCCTCCGAGCTCGGTGGGCAGGTCGACGAGGACCTCGCGGGCCAGCCCGACCGGAACCCCGTCGTCTGGGTGGACACCGACGGCCTCGACGACGCACTCGTCCTCTCCCCCGTGCCGCTGCGCACGATGGGGCGCGGCTATCCCGAGGAGCGCGCGTACTTCCTGGCCTCCGCGGCTGCCGGCCGGTACGCCGCCCTCCGCGTCCCCGTCCCGGAGACCGGGGCCGCCGAGCCCGCGGACACCTGA
- a CDS encoding helix-turn-helix transcriptional regulator: MAAKRAERLVNLVIALLSTRQYVTAARIRATVPGYEADDGSERADEAFKRMFERDKAELREMGVPLETGRTSAFDTEDGYRIARADYELPEIRLTGEEAAAVGLALRLWESAQLAGAAHSALVKLKAAGIDVDSSRAIPLQPRLDAGEPAFEPCYAAARDRRGLEFGYQRPDEDTPARRRVQPWGVVAWHGRWYLVGHDLDRQAPRVFRLSRVVGMPKATGPSGAFEPPEGLDLAEVVAGQVTGEEQLVVVRARPGTAIGLRRHATPLGPADDGDDRLQLRTTEPGRLADQLAAYGSDVLVEAPTEMREAVIVRLTRLAAMGTPA, encoded by the coding sequence ATGGCGGCCAAGCGGGCGGAACGACTGGTGAACCTGGTCATCGCCCTGCTGAGCACCCGGCAGTACGTCACCGCCGCCAGGATCCGGGCCACCGTGCCCGGCTACGAGGCCGACGACGGCTCCGAGCGCGCCGACGAGGCGTTCAAGCGGATGTTCGAGCGGGACAAGGCCGAGTTGCGCGAGATGGGTGTGCCGTTGGAGACCGGCCGCACCAGCGCCTTCGACACCGAGGACGGCTACCGCATCGCCCGGGCCGACTACGAGCTGCCCGAGATCCGCCTGACCGGCGAGGAGGCCGCCGCCGTAGGTCTCGCCCTGCGGCTGTGGGAATCCGCCCAGCTGGCCGGCGCGGCGCACAGCGCGCTGGTCAAGCTCAAGGCGGCCGGCATCGACGTCGACAGTTCCCGCGCCATCCCGCTCCAGCCGCGCCTGGACGCCGGCGAGCCCGCCTTCGAGCCGTGCTACGCCGCCGCCCGTGACCGCCGCGGGCTCGAGTTCGGCTACCAGCGCCCCGACGAGGACACTCCCGCCCGTCGTCGTGTCCAGCCCTGGGGCGTCGTGGCCTGGCACGGCCGGTGGTACCTCGTCGGCCACGACCTCGACCGGCAGGCGCCGAGGGTCTTCCGGCTATCGCGCGTCGTCGGCATGCCGAAGGCGACCGGCCCCTCGGGCGCCTTCGAGCCGCCGGAGGGTCTGGACCTCGCCGAGGTCGTCGCCGGCCAGGTCACCGGCGAGGAGCAGCTCGTCGTCGTCCGGGCCCGGCCCGGGACGGCGATCGGCCTGCGCCGGCACGCCACACCGCTGGGACCGGCCGACGACGGCGACGACCGGCTCCAGCTGCGCACCACCGAGCCCGGCAGGTTGGCCGACCAGCTCGCCGCCTACGGCTCCGACGTCCTCGTGGAGGCGCCCACGGAGATGCGGGAGGCCGTGATCGTCCGGCTCACCCGGCTGGCCGCGATGGGGACGCCGGCATGA
- a CDS encoding helix-turn-helix transcriptional regulator: MTTTGSTDRMTRLLALIPYLTARGDGVAVAEAARDFGVSERQLRSDLELLWMCGLPGYGPGDLIDLSFEGDRVRVTFTAGMVRPLRLTTDEAVALVVALRTLLELPGLAERDAVSRALAKVSAAAGHAADRVTPVAVSVDAREEALAVVRDGLERKRALHLHYYVPTRDERTERTVDPMRLLLVDGRWYLEAWCRRAEGVRLFRLDRVDDVVVLEERAAPPPQAHERDLDNGVYQPDPGSPAVRLRLSRSARWVADYYPVDSVTPVEDPPGGLAVTVRTQDLAWARRLVASLGGEALVDEPADLAAQVAAGARAALARYGVGPTG; the protein is encoded by the coding sequence ATGACCACCACCGGCAGCACCGACCGGATGACGCGCCTCCTCGCGCTCATCCCGTACCTCACCGCCCGCGGGGACGGGGTCGCCGTCGCCGAGGCCGCCCGCGACTTCGGGGTCAGCGAGCGGCAGCTGCGCAGCGATCTCGAGCTGCTCTGGATGTGCGGCCTGCCCGGCTACGGGCCGGGCGACCTGATCGACCTGTCGTTCGAGGGCGACCGCGTCCGCGTCACCTTCACCGCCGGCATGGTCCGCCCGCTCCGGCTGACCACCGACGAGGCGGTCGCCCTGGTGGTCGCCCTGCGCACGCTCCTGGAGCTGCCCGGCCTGGCCGAGCGCGACGCGGTGAGCCGCGCACTGGCGAAGGTCTCCGCCGCCGCAGGGCACGCCGCCGACCGGGTGACCCCGGTCGCGGTCAGCGTGGACGCCCGCGAGGAGGCACTCGCCGTCGTCCGGGACGGGCTGGAGCGCAAGCGGGCCCTGCACCTGCACTACTACGTCCCCACTCGCGACGAGCGCACCGAGCGGACCGTCGACCCGATGCGGCTGCTGCTCGTCGATGGCAGGTGGTACCTGGAGGCGTGGTGCCGGCGCGCCGAGGGCGTGCGGCTGTTCCGCCTGGACCGGGTCGACGACGTCGTCGTCCTGGAGGAGCGCGCCGCACCGCCGCCGCAAGCGCACGAGCGCGACCTCGACAACGGGGTCTACCAGCCGGACCCGGGATCACCGGCCGTGCGGCTGCGGCTGTCCCGCAGCGCCCGCTGGGTGGCCGACTACTACCCGGTGGACTCCGTGACGCCGGTCGAGGACCCCCCGGGCGGCCTCGCGGTGACGGTGCGGACCCAGGACCTCGCGTGGGCGCGCCGGCTGGTCGCCTCCCTCGGCGGCGAGGCGCTGGTCGACGAGCCGGCCGACCTGGCGGCACAGGTGGCCGCCGGCGCCCGCGCCGCGCTGGCGCGCTACGGGGTCGGCCCCACCGGCTAG
- the tatA gene encoding Sec-independent protein translocase subunit TatA: MGGLGPLEIGLIILAILLLFGYKKLPDASRSLGRSLRIFKGEMKGMKDDDVRTKDAAQTTTPVRGEIVTPPTSSAASDHTARLQDEAHQAELRAAEARARVERARTGDVPR; encoded by the coding sequence ATGGGCGGACTCGGCCCGCTGGAGATCGGCCTGATCATCCTGGCCATCCTGCTGCTGTTCGGCTACAAGAAGCTGCCCGACGCCTCCCGCTCGCTCGGTCGTTCCCTGCGGATCTTCAAGGGCGAGATGAAGGGCATGAAGGACGACGACGTCCGCACCAAGGACGCCGCGCAGACGACCACCCCGGTCCGCGGCGAGATCGTGACGCCCCCGACGTCCTCGGCCGCCAGCGACCACACCGCCCGGCTGCAGGACGAGGCGCACCAGGCGGAGCTGCGTGCGGCGGAGGCGCGTGCCCGCGTCGAGCGGGCTCGCACGGGCGACGTCCCCCGCTGA
- the tatC gene encoding twin-arginine translocase subunit TatC, whose translation MSGPRLRRRRAPRDAEATMTLVAHLTELRNRIAKALLALLLATAVSFWWYEHGLGEFIRAPYCGLDEDLRYEGDRGCGLLITDVFGGVFIRLKVAFLAGAVLSAPFWLWQLWAFITPGLKRNEKRYGVGFVAASSVLFALGAVLAYVSLSAGLELLLSLAGDGVVIALTAPDYIGFVVSLLVAFGVSFEVPLIAIALNLVGVLSHEVLSKSRRWIFFLTIVFAAFVTPTQDPFTMLLMAGPMILLFELAIQVARIVDKRRAKREALEHFHDLGDDEASPLDPRPSALDDAPSPTHR comes from the coding sequence GTGAGCGGTCCCCGGCTGCGTCGGCGCCGCGCACCGCGCGACGCCGAGGCGACGATGACGCTCGTCGCGCACCTCACCGAGCTGCGCAACCGCATCGCCAAGGCGTTGCTCGCACTCCTGCTCGCCACCGCGGTGTCGTTCTGGTGGTACGAGCACGGTCTGGGCGAGTTCATCCGGGCCCCGTACTGCGGCCTCGACGAAGACCTGCGCTACGAGGGCGACCGCGGCTGCGGGCTGCTGATCACCGACGTGTTCGGCGGGGTCTTCATCCGGCTGAAGGTCGCGTTCCTCGCCGGCGCGGTCCTCTCCGCACCGTTCTGGCTGTGGCAGCTCTGGGCGTTCATCACGCCCGGCCTCAAACGCAACGAGAAGCGTTACGGCGTCGGCTTCGTCGCCGCGTCCTCGGTGCTGTTCGCCCTCGGCGCGGTTCTGGCCTACGTCTCGCTGTCGGCCGGTCTCGAGCTCCTGCTGTCACTGGCCGGCGACGGCGTCGTCATCGCGCTGACCGCCCCCGACTACATCGGGTTCGTGGTGTCGCTCCTGGTGGCCTTCGGGGTCAGCTTCGAGGTGCCGCTGATCGCCATCGCCCTCAACCTGGTCGGAGTGCTCAGCCACGAGGTGCTGAGCAAGAGCCGGCGGTGGATCTTCTTCCTCACCATCGTCTTCGCCGCGTTCGTCACTCCCACCCAGGACCCGTTCACGATGCTCCTGATGGCCGGGCCGATGATCCTGCTGTTCGAGCTGGCCATCCAGGTCGCGCGGATCGTGGACAAGCGGCGGGCGAAGCGCGAGGCGCTGGAGCACTTCCACGACCTCGGCGACGACGAGGCGTCCCCGCTCGACCCCCGCCCGTCCGCCCTGGACGACGCGCCGTCGCCCACACACCGCTGA
- a CDS encoding diacylglycerol/lipid kinase family protein → MGAGDVAVLVSPAAGRGRGALLAVEVLAAFRAAGFSPDLLPATSDVEAERQAHDAVAAGIRAVVAVGGDGTVHAALQAVAGTATPLALIPAGTGNDLVRALGGLADPVAAARAAAEDLAAGTTRSVDAGRTGDRWWATVLCCGFDSAVSDRANRMRWPRGRRRYDVAVLAELARLRPRELTLVLDGEAQTLPITMVAVGNTAWYGGGMKVCPGADPADGLFDVTVVGPSTRLELMRQKPRLTTGTHVDHPSVSVFRASRVELSSPGVTAYADGEAVAPLPAVADCVPGALTVIGTARRH, encoded by the coding sequence ATGGGCGCGGGGGACGTCGCCGTCCTCGTCAGTCCGGCGGCCGGCCGGGGCCGGGGTGCCCTGCTCGCGGTGGAGGTGCTCGCCGCGTTCCGCGCCGCCGGCTTCTCACCGGACCTGCTGCCCGCCACCAGCGACGTCGAGGCGGAGCGGCAGGCGCACGACGCCGTCGCGGCCGGCATCCGTGCGGTGGTCGCCGTCGGCGGTGACGGCACCGTGCATGCCGCCCTGCAGGCGGTCGCCGGGACGGCGACGCCGCTGGCGCTGATCCCGGCGGGGACGGGCAACGACCTGGTGCGGGCCCTCGGGGGCCTCGCCGACCCGGTGGCCGCTGCCCGCGCCGCCGCGGAGGACCTCGCGGCCGGTACGACGCGGAGCGTGGACGCCGGCCGCACCGGCGACCGCTGGTGGGCGACGGTGCTCTGCTGCGGTTTCGACTCCGCCGTCAGCGACCGCGCGAACCGGATGCGGTGGCCCCGCGGGCGGCGCCGGTACGACGTCGCCGTGCTGGCCGAGCTGGCCCGCCTCCGGCCGCGGGAGCTGACCCTCGTGCTCGACGGCGAGGCGCAGACGCTGCCGATCACGATGGTCGCCGTCGGCAACACCGCCTGGTACGGCGGCGGCATGAAGGTCTGCCCGGGGGCCGATCCGGCCGACGGGCTCTTCGACGTCACCGTCGTGGGCCCGTCGACGCGCCTGGAGCTGATGCGGCAGAAGCCCCGGCTGACCACCGGAACCCATGTCGACCACCCGTCGGTGTCGGTGTTCCGCGCGTCCCGCGTGGAACTGTCCAGCCCCGGCGTCACCGCCTACGCCGACGGGGAAGCGGTGGCGCCGCTGCCCGCCGTCGCCGACTGCGTTCCGGGCGCCCTGACCGTCATCGGCACCGCCCGCCGCCACTGA